The Coffea eugenioides isolate CCC68of chromosome 8, Ceug_1.0, whole genome shotgun sequence genome has a segment encoding these proteins:
- the LOC113780181 gene encoding putative disease resistance protein RGA4, which translates to MCYPVAGNLVFRHRIGTRMKEILEKFNAIADERIKLGLIDQKLGSNHFQVDSTGTRETGSLLKEPDLVLGRDEAKDEIVKILVNQVRDNQNVSVLPIVGVGGLGKTTLAQLVFNDERIAKHFEPKLWVWVSEDFNVKRIIKALINSIRGTPVEELELDPLQRKLQELLRGKRYLVVLDDVWNENLEEWEKLKSVLECGSRGSSIIMTTRMEKVATIMGTLQTYYLSSLSENQSWSLFRQRAFGRQEAEEYPNLVVIGKEIVKKCGGVPLAAKALGGFLRFKRQENEWNSVKCSEIWNLPQDTTHILPALRLSYLNLPVELRGCFAYCAAFPKGYEFEIEEVIHLWMANGLLSSNETMEVEDVGVAVLTELYYRSLFQAVKEDEFGNALTFKMHDLVHDLARSVMKAKHGGTESNRTMILGMPDDQLTVAFPITITGIDQCFSFLSKCGSLRALMVKSMESTQEEFTKLSHAISKLKHLRHLDLSRSLIIELPNSICDLWNLQILNLNDSLILLSLPKGMRFLRNLRHLCLHGCWSLTHMPSGIGKLTCLRTLGMVVLSGKKGFRLSELRDLNMLRGGLTIMHLERIEDKKDSEEACLIKKQSLHGLNLYWDSERTIQRYNDKEVLEALKPRPNLQLLRVLGFNGSSFPSWISTVTEVVVHESAAEYIVGV; encoded by the coding sequence ATGTGTTACCCTGTAGCAGGAAACTTAGTGTTTCGTCACAGGATTGGGACAAGGATGAAGGAGATCCTTGAAAAATTTAATGCAATAGCTGATGAGCGGATAAAGCTTGGTTTGATTGATCAGAAGCTTGGGAGCAACCACTTTCAGGTTGATTCTACTGGAACACGTGAGACTGGTTCCTTGCTAAAGGAACCTGATCTAGTCCTTGGAAGGGACGAGGCGAAAGACGAGATTGTGAAAATATTGGTGAATCAAGTCAGAGATAATCAAAATGTATCAGTGCTCCCTATAGTGGGTGTTGGAGGCCTTGGAAAGACAACACTTGCCCAATTGGTGTTTAATGATGAGCGCATAGCCAAGCATTTTGAGCCAAAACTCTGGGTTTGGGTCTCAGAGGATTTTAATGTGAAGAGGATTATAAAAGCCTTAATTAATTCAATACGAGGGACTCCTGTTGAAGAATTAGAATTGGATCCTCTGCAAAGAAAACTTCAAGAGTTGTTGAGAGGGAAAAGATACTTGGTTGTACTGGATGATGTCTGGAATGAGAATCTAGAGGAATGGGAGAAACTGAAATCTGTTCTGGAATGCGGATCAAGAGGTAGTTCAATCATCATGACAACTCGCATGGAGAAGGTTGCCACAATAATGGGCACATTACAAACATATTATCTGTCGAGTTTGTCAGAGAATCAGAGTTGGTCACTATTTAGGCAACGGGCATTTGGCCGTCAAGAGGCTGAAGAATATCCTAACCTTGTAGTTATCGGAAAAGAGATAGTGAAAAAATGTGGTGGTGTTCCTCTGGCTGCAAAGGCTCTTGGAGGCTTTCTACGATTTAAAAGGCAAGAAAATGAATGGAACTCCGTGAAATGCAGTGAAATTTGGAACTTACCTCAAGATACAACACATATCTTGCCCGCGTTGAGATTGAGCTACCTTAATCTTCCGGTAGAGTTGAGAGGTTGCTTTGCATATTGTGCAGCATTTCCCAAGGGCTATGAATTTGAAATAGAAGAGGTAATACATTTGTGGATGGCAAATGGATTGCTTTCATCTAATGAAACAATGGAAGTGGAAGATGTTGGTGTTGCCGTGCTGACTGAACTATATTATAGATCACTATTCCAAGCAGtaaaggaagatgaatttggCAATGCCCTCACTTTTAAGATGCATGACCTTGTCCATGATTTGGCTCGATCAGTAATGAAGGCTAAACACGGTGGAACAGAGTCAAATAGAACGATGATATTAGGTATGCCAGATGATCAGCTAACAGTGGCTTTTCCTATTACAATCACAGGCATTGACCAgtgcttttctttcttgtcaAAATGTGGTTCCCTGAGGGCTCTCATGGTAAAGTCAATGGAGTCTACCCAAGAAGAGTTTACGAAGTTGTCACATGCAATAAGCAAACTGAAACATTTAAGGCATCTAGATCTTTCAAGATCTTTAATTATTGAATTACCCAATTCAATTTGTGACTTGTGGAATTTGCAAATTTTAAACCTAAATGATTCTCTCATTCTTCTGAGTCTACCCAAGGGCATGAGATTCCTCAGAAATCTTCGACATCTTTGTCTACATGGATGTTGGAGTTTGACTCACATGCCAAGTGGAATTGGGAAGTTGACTTGCTTGCGGACGTTGGGTATGGTCGTCTTGAGTGGCAAGAAAGGCTTCCGACTAAGTGAGTTGCGAGACTTAAATATGCTTAGAGGAGGGCTAACAATTATGCACCTTGAGAGGATTGAAGACAAAAAGGATTCAGAAGAAGCTTGCTTAATTAAGAAACAGAGTCTCCACGGGTTGAATTTGTATTGGGATTCCGAAAGAACGATTCAACGGTACAATGATAAGGAAGTGCTCGAAGCCCTCAAACCCCGGCCCAACCTTCAACTGCTACGTGTCCTAGGCTTCAACGGTTCATCATTTCCATCTTGGATTTCAACTGTAACAGAAGTTGTTGTGCACGAGAGTGCAGCGGAGTACATAGTTGGGGTCTAA